The following is a genomic window from Candidatus Dormiibacterota bacterium.
GTGGTTCTGGTAGATGTACTCCGGCTTCGCCGCGATGATGTCGTCGAGCGACGCGGCCGTGGCCTTGTTCGCACCCTCGCTGAGCGAGTCCATCACCGTGGAGTCGAGCAGGACCACGTGGCCGCCGAACGACGCGAGCCACGTCGTCACGCTGACCCACTTGATCCGGACCTGGTCGGGCGAGTTCCAGCCCGGGCCCAGGAGCTTGGTGCGCATCGCCGTGGTGGGGTCGGACTGGTTCTCCGCGGACACCGCCGCGCTCCCCGCGGGAACCAGCGTGGCAGCGGCGGTGAGCGCCGCAAGCGCCCAGCGGCCCTTCAGTCGAGATCGCATGTGCATGTCATCCCTGTTGGAAGTGGTTCTCACGACGCATCTGCGGACGTTCGCTGTCGTCTCTCCTGGTGCAGAACCTCCTTCTCCCCTGGTTCACGCGGGAATCGACGGACGCGCGTCTCCAGTCACGTCGACGTCCTCGGACAGGACACCGTCACCGCTCATGGCCCCAGTTGGCAGGTGGTCCGATGGCAGCGCATGCTAGGCAGCCGCTCGCGGCACCGTCCATACCTGCAAACGCATGGTCTGCTTGTCCAAAAATCCTAGCCCAGGATGGGGTTTTCGGTATGCATCTGAGCCCACGCACAAATCGCGAGGGGCCCCGATGGGGCACCCGGCACAGCCCGCCCTCGCGCCGCCGTCAGCCCCCGGCACCGCATGCTCCGGGTATGTCCAGAGGCTCCAGGTTGCAGTGGACGGTGTCACCGCCGTCTGCACACGGCGGTGGCTCGGAGTGCGCCCTCCCCCGACGGAACGTTCACGATACACTGCGCCAGCAATGCGCAGGTGGCGACTGCCGATTCTCGTCCTGCTCAGCGTGAGCGTGGCGGGATGCGTGAACGACATCCCCTCCGATCAGCCGCCCGCGGTGACCGCGCGGCCGGCGCCGAGCGCGGCTCCGCCCTCGCCCGTGCACCTCGTCGTGCTGCAGCGGCACGCGGACCCGGCCGGTGGCGATCGCATCGCCATCACCGGGCGCGGCGGCCGGCTGGAGGCGGAGGCGACGTTCCGGCCGCCGCCGCCGCCCTCGCGGCCGGAGCCGCAGGTGGCGGCCGGTGCGGTGCACTTCCTCGACGCCGCCGGGATGGTGCGCCGGCTCTCGCCCGCGGGGGGACCCGCCCAGGCGGTCGCGACCCTGCCCCAGCCCGGCGCGGGCGCCGTGGACTTCGCGGTGAGCCCCGACGGCGGCCGGGTGATGGCCTCGGTGCTCACCCCGGCTGCCGCCCGCGGCCGGGCGGGCCGGGTGGACCTGCTGCTGAGCGTCGCCGGCGGCGCCGCGGCGCTGCTGCGGCGGCTTCCGGTCCCCGCCGGGGCGACCACCGCGCTGCGCGTGGCCGGGTGGGACGTGGCCGGGCCGGTGGTGGTGCCCGACGCCCCGATCACGCCACCGCCGGGCACGGACGGCGGCGGCCTCTGGCGCGGGCACCCCGCCCACGCCGACCTCCGCGGCGCCGTGGGCCCGCGGCTGGGCGACGCCGCCTGCGCCCTGTCACGGGTGCAGCCGGATGACGGCCTGCTCTGCGTCGGCACCGACGGCGCCGGCGGGTCGGTCGCCGCCGTCTACAGCGAGGGGCAGCTGCTCCACCGCTTCGCGGGGGTCGGCGCCGCTCCGCTGCTGGCTCCCGGCGGGGAGCGGGTCGCATCCACGTCGGGGGTGGGACGCGGCGCGGTCGAGGGCGTCGACGGCCGCACCGAGGTGCTGGCGGCCGCCGCCGGCGCGCCGGTGGCCTGGCTCGACGCCGCCACCGTGGTCGGGATCGGCACCGGCGGGCTCACCTCGGTGGCGCTCGACCCCACCGGCCGGGTCGTCGAGCTCGGCATCACCGGTGAGGTTGCCGGCGTCATCCGCTGAGCCGGGGGGCGGGCTGGCTCCGCCGGGGGGCGGGCTGGCTCCGCCGGGGCGCTGCTTCTGCGCGAATTGGTGATCGTCTATGATGGAATTACTGTGATAATGGCTATCAATTTACATGTCATGAGGAGGCCGAAAACCACGATGTCCACGTTCCGTACCTGTCCCCGCTGCGGCCAGTGGCACGGGGCGGATCGCTCCTGCGACCAGCAGCTCGCCCTCGCAGCGCTGAGCCGGGCCGGCGGCGTCGAGCAACGCGGCGCCGACGTGGCCGAGAACGAGGCGGTGCACCGCTACCGGGCCCGGCGGGGTCCCCGCGAGGGTACGGTGAACGAGTAAGTAGATCATTAAGGGACACCGCCCATATACTCACCGCCGTGGCGAAGCAGTTCGCGAAGGCGGTCGGGGCCGGCCTCGGATGGGGCGTCGGCATGGGCCTGACGCTGGGCGCGACCGGCAGGCTCGGCGGGGGCCTGCGGCCGCTCCTGAGGTCCGCGATCCGTGCGGGACTGGCCGTCTCGGACCGGGTCGCCTCGACCGGGGCGGAGGCGTGGGAGCAGGCCCAGGACCTCTATCACGAGGCCGTCGAGGAGCGCCGCCACGGAGTCGCCGCGCCTCGGAGCGCGCAGGCCGACGGCAGCAGCGACGGCACCCGGACGCTCTCCATCCCCGGCGGCGGGTAGATCGATGCAGGTGTCGGCGACCGTGCCGCACGCCACCTCGTCGCGGCTGCGACTGCGTCTCGAGGGTGACCCCGACGAGGTCGCGGGCCTGCTCGAGCGGGTTGCGAGCACGGCGGCGGCGCACCCCGGCGTCAGGTCCGTGCGCACCGACCTCCGCACCGGCTCGGCCCTGCTCACCTGGGACCCCGAGCAGCTCGACCTGCCGGCAGCCATCGAGCTGTGCCGCAAGGCGCACCAGGCGCTCCGCGACATCGCTCCGCCTCAACTCGTCGGCGCCGTCGAGCGGCCGCTCAGCGAGGCCGCGTCGCGGCTGCTGGATCGGGTCTCCACCGCGAACCGGCGAGTTCATGACGCAACCGGCGGAAAGGTCGACCTGCGCTTCCTGGTGCCGGCGGGGTTCGCGGCGCTCAGCCTGCGCCAGCTGCTGCGCACCGGGCCGGCGGTCGGGTCGATGCCCTGGTACGCGCTCGCCTACTACGCCTTCGACAGCTTCGTGAAGCTGCACGGCGACGGCGAGCCGTCGCTGCCGGAGGCGGCGGCCTGATCGCCACCCTCCCGCGGACGCCGACCGAGGCGGTCGCGACCCGGCTCACCTGCACGGTGGCCCACCGCACCGCGACCCGGATCCGCCTTCGGGTGGCGCGGTGCGACGCCGAGGCCGCCGCCGGGCTCGCCTCCCGCCTCGCCGCCCATCCGGAGGTCGAGGCGGCCCGCTGGTCGGCGGCGAGCCGGAGCCTGGTCGTCGAGCACCGTCGCGGGCGCAGCGTCGAGGACCTGGTGACGTCGCTGCCCCACCCCGCGCCGGCGACGCCACCGGCGGCACCGGCAGCTCCGCTCTGGCGCCAGATGCTGCTGCCCGCGGCGGCGATGGCGGCGGGCCTCGCCGGCGCGGCGCCGCTGTCGACCGTGGTGATCGCCGGGTGCGCGGCCCCGATCGCGCGCCGCGCGGCGCGGAGCCTGGGCCGGCGCCACCTCTCCGTCGACGTCCTCGACCTCGCCGCGGCCGGCATCCTCCTGGCCACCGGCGACGTCCTCGCCGCCGGCGCCGGCGTCGGGCTGGTCGAGGTCGGCGAGCGCATTCGCAGCCGCGCCGCCGGCCAGGCGCGGGGAGCGCTGCGCGGCTGGCTGCGGGCGGATGCGCGCGGGGTGCGCCTGCTCGGCGAGGGCACCGAGCCCCGTGTCCCGGCCGGCCAGGTGCGCCCCGGCGACCGGGTGGTCGTCTACGCCGGCGAGACCATTCCCGTCGACGGGGAGGTGGTCGCCGGGGAGGGCCTGATCGACACCCGGACCTGGACCGGCGAGCCGATCCCCCGCCGGGTCACCGCGGGCGTGGAGCTGCTCGCCGGCGCCAGCGTCCACGACGGGCGGCTGGTGATCGCGGTGCGCGCGGCCGGCGGCGACACCCGGGGGGCGCGGCTCGCCGCCGCCCTCGAGGAGACCCTGTCCGCCACCACCCGGGTCTCCGACATGGCCCGGCGCATGGCCGACCGCTTCGTCCTCCCGGTGGTGCTGGCCGGCGGAGGGGTGCTCCTCGCCACCGGCGACCTCTCGCGGCTGGCGGCGATGCTCATCGTCGACTTCGGCACCGGGGTGCGCATCTCCATCCCCACCGCGATCCTGGCCGCGATGGTCGCCGGCGCCCGCGAGGACATCCTCTTCCGCAGCGGCCGCGCGCTGGAGGAACTCGCCGGCGTCGACACCGTGGTCTTCGACAAGACCGGAACGCTGACCACCGGGCAGCCGGCCGTGATCGCCGTCGAGGCCGCGCCGGGCTGGAGCGGTGACGAGGTGCTGCGCCTCGCCGCGGCCTCGGAGGGGCACCTTCCCCATCCCTTCGCCCGCGCCATCCGGCGGGCGGCGCGGCGCCGCGACCTGCGGCCGCCGGAGCCGCGATGGGTGCGGCACCGCTGCGGGGGAGGGGTCGTCGCCGAGGTCGAGGGCCGCACCGTGGTGGTGGGCGACCGGCGCCTGCTCCTGGATGAGGGGGTGGCCTGCCCCGCGGTCGGTGCGGCGGGATCGTCGCTCGCCGCGGTGGCCGTCGACGGCCGCTTCGCCGCCTGGATCCGGCTCCGCGACCGGCTGCGTCCGGAGGCGCCCGCGGTGGTCGAGCGGCTGCGCGGGCTCGGCATCCGCCACATCGTCATCGCCAGCGGCGACCGGCCCGGGGCCGTCCGTGCCGTCGGCCGCCAACTCGGGGCGGACGACGTGCGGGCGCGGCTCATGCCCGAGGACAAGGTGCGCCTCGTCCGCGACCTCCGCGACGCGGGACGCCGGGTGGCGGTGGTGGGCGACGGCATCAACGACGCCGCCGCGATGGCCGAGGCCCACGCCGGCGTCGCCCTGTCGCGCGGCGCCGACCTCGCCCGCGAGGCGGCGGACGTCGTCCTCGCCGGCGACGACCTCGTCGTTCTCGCCCGCGCCGTCGAGCTCTCCCGCACCACGATGCGGCTGGTGCGCCAGAACGTGGCCCTGGTCGCCGCCCCCAACGCCGCCGCGCTGGGACTGGCGACGCTGGGGATGATGCCGCCGCTGCTGGCGACCGCGGTGAACAACGGCTCCACCGTGGTCGCCGCCGCCAACGGCCTCCGGCCGCTCCGCTCCCGCCGGACCGGCCGGCCCCCGGGCTAGGCGCTCGCCGCCGGCGTGGCCGTCCGTCCGGAGGTGGACCTCCGCGATGAGCGCGCCGCCGGACGGCGGGTCGTGTGAGCCGTGGTGTCGGCACCCGAGCGTGCCGTCGACCGGCCACGGGTGGTGGAGGTGCGCCGAGGTTGCGCCTGCCGCCGGCCGGTCGCGCCACCGCGGGACTCGGCGGTGCCGGGGATGCCGCCGATCGCCTTCTGGAGCAGCGGCGCGGCGGCGACCACGGCGGCGACGGGGGCGCTGAGGACGTCGACCACCCCCAGGGCGGCGGCGCCTCCCATGAACATCAGCTGTTTGCGGCTGAGCGACGGGAGCGGCACGGTGATGCTCCGGGAGAACGTGGGCACGGGCACGACGATCTGCACGGTGGACCTCCTCTGTTCAGGAAGGGGACGAGCGGCGGCGCCGGCCGGTGGCGGCGCCGGGCGACTGGGCGACGCCCGGCCTGCTGAGCATCTTGACCTGCCTCAGCCCGTGCCACGATCGGAGCCTCCGCCGCAGGTTAAGGTTTTGGTGCAAGGACAATATCATTAAGCATGTAACGCAGCGTGTCGTCGACGAGGGCCCGCGGCCGGGGCCGCGCCGCGGGGCTGGCATCATCCCGGGCGTGGCCTGTGACTGGCTCCTCATCGACGGCTCGAGCCTGATCTTCCGCGCCTTCTACGGCGTCCCCGCGGCGAGCGTGCGGGCCCCCGACGGCGCCGCGGTGAACGCCGTCCGAGGCTTCCTCGAGAGCCTCGCCCGCCTGGTGGTGCAGCGGCAGCCGCGCCACCTCGCCGTGGCCAGCGACGAGGCCTGGCGGCCGGAGTGGCGGGTGGCCCTGATCCCCGCCTACAAGGCCCACCGCGCCGACGAGCCGGTTCCACCGGGCCTGATCCCCCAGCTGCCGGTGATCCGCTCCCTCCTCGACGCCATCGGGGTCGACGTCGCCGGCGTCGCCGAGTACGAGGCCGAGGATGTCATCGCCACCTGGACGGCGCTGGCCCCGGGCTCGATCGAGGTGGTCAGCGGTGACCGCGACCTGTTCGCTCTCGTCGAGGACCCGCGGGTGCGGGTGCTCTACCCGGAGCGGTCGGGGCTGGCGCTGATCGACGAGGCCGAGGTGACCCGGCGGTACGGCATCCCCGGGCGGCGCTACGCCGACTTCGCCGTGCTCCGCGGCGATCCCTCCGACGGTCTCCCCGGTCTGCGCGGGGTGGGCGCCGGCACCGCCGCGCAGCTGATCCGCCGCCACGGCGGGGTGGAGGAGATGCTCCGTGACGCGCGGGTGAGCGATGCCGACCGCGACTACCTGGACCGCGCGATGCGCGTGGTCCGGCCGGTGCTGGACCTGCCCGTCCGCCTCCCCGAAGGCCGTCGCGACGGCTATCCCGCCGACCCGGAGGCGCTGGCGGAGCAGGCCGCGCGGACCGGGATGGAGAGCACCTGCGCCCGTCTCGTTGCGGCACTGTCGAGGATGCGCTGACCGGGCGGGGCGTATACTCACCATCACAACAACCACAATCCCACAGACCCGGACGGCCGGCCGCCCGTGGGCATGGCGCTCGGAGGGCAGAGGCATGATCGACGGGCGTGATCGGGAGGAGCCGGGCGAGGTCTTCCTGGCGGCGATGGTGGCGAAGGGCGGGATGTGCCCCTTCTGCGACCGGCCGGCGGGCGACGGCGTCAACGGTCACGGGCGCTTCACCCTGGCCTGGTGCGCCACCGCGTGGCGGGCCGCCGGAGCCGAGGACCGCTGGCTGCGCGCGCACCCCACCGCGGAGCTCACGCTCCGGCGGGCAGTGCCTCCGCTGGGCTGAGCCGGCGCGCCAGGGCGACCACGTCGTCGAGGAGCGCCTGGGCGCCGACGACGTTCGACTCGGCGCCGGAGTTGCCGCTGACCCGGTGGCCGTCGACGCCGTCGCCGACCCGGCCCGCCACCCGGTCGTAGACCGGCCGGCCCGCGGGGTTCCGTCCGTCGAACCAGCCCCGGGCGGCGGCGGCGAGCGCGGCGTACCGCGAGTCCCCGGTGACCTCGGCGACCCGACCGAGCACGTGCACGGCCGAGGCGACGTCGTACGGCTGGGTGCGGGGCATGTCGAAGCCGGCCTCGACGATCCCGGCGAAGACCAGCTCGGCGCTGCGCCGGGCGGTGTCGACGAGGTCGTCGCGGCCCAGCCGGGCGCCGGCGTCGGCGAGCGCCGCCTCCTGGAGGTGTCCCCAGAGGTGGGGATGGCCGCGCTCGAGCGGCGCGTTCATCAGCATGCCGCCCCGGCGGCAGCCCGCCACCTCGTCGCACCAGGTGGCGAGCAGCCGGCCGATGCCGCCGTCGTCGGCGCGGTCGGGCAGGGCGAGCGCGGTCATGATGTGGAGCACGCGCACGTCGGGCGGGGCCTCGGCGTCGGCGATGTGGGGCAGGCCACGGTGCAGCGCGGACTCGATGCGGGCGTCGTCGAGCACGCGCGACGCCCGCGCCAGCGCCAGCAGCGCCCGAGCCTGCCAGAACACGCCCCCGGCCACCGAGGTGCGCGCGTCGCGATTGGCGGTGCCGTCCCAGTCGACGATGAAGTTGACCCAGCGCCCGTCCTCGTCCTGCATCGCGAGCACGAACTCGAGCAGGCCCTCGCACCAGCGCAGCGCCCAGGGCAGGCGGGTGGCCTCCCAGAGGTCGCAGTACAGCTCGAGCCCACGGGCGGCGTCATCGACGCAGGCGACGCCCTCGAAGCCGGCCTCGCGCGCCGCCACCGCGGTGTTCGTGGCATCGGAGTACACCGCGAGGGCGAG
Proteins encoded in this region:
- a CDS encoding heavy metal translocating P-type ATPase codes for the protein MARCDAEAAAGLASRLAAHPEVEAARWSAASRSLVVEHRRGRSVEDLVTSLPHPAPATPPAAPAAPLWRQMLLPAAAMAAGLAGAAPLSTVVIAGCAAPIARRAARSLGRRHLSVDVLDLAAAGILLATGDVLAAGAGVGLVEVGERIRSRAAGQARGALRGWLRADARGVRLLGEGTEPRVPAGQVRPGDRVVVYAGETIPVDGEVVAGEGLIDTRTWTGEPIPRRVTAGVELLAGASVHDGRLVIAVRAAGGDTRGARLAAALEETLSATTRVSDMARRMADRFVLPVVLAGGGVLLATGDLSRLAAMLIVDFGTGVRISIPTAILAAMVAGAREDILFRSGRALEELAGVDTVVFDKTGTLTTGQPAVIAVEAAPGWSGDEVLRLAAASEGHLPHPFARAIRRAARRRDLRPPEPRWVRHRCGGGVVAEVEGRTVVVGDRRLLLDEGVACPAVGAAGSSLAAVAVDGRFAAWIRLRDRLRPEAPAVVERLRGLGIRHIVIASGDRPGAVRAVGRQLGADDVRARLMPEDKVRLVRDLRDAGRRVAVVGDGINDAAAMAEAHAGVALSRGADLAREAADVVLAGDDLVVLARAVELSRTTMRLVRQNVALVAAPNAAALGLATLGMMPPLLATAVNNGSTVVAAANGLRPLRSRRTGRPPG
- a CDS encoding 5'-3' exonuclease, with the protein product MACDWLLIDGSSLIFRAFYGVPAASVRAPDGAAVNAVRGFLESLARLVVQRQPRHLAVASDEAWRPEWRVALIPAYKAHRADEPVPPGLIPQLPVIRSLLDAIGVDVAGVAEYEAEDVIATWTALAPGSIEVVSGDRDLFALVEDPRVRVLYPERSGLALIDEAEVTRRYGIPGRRYADFAVLRGDPSDGLPGLRGVGAGTAAQLIRRHGGVEEMLRDARVSDADRDYLDRAMRVVRPVLDLPVRLPEGRRDGYPADPEALAEQAARTGMESTCARLVAALSRMR